A portion of the Lolium rigidum isolate FL_2022 chromosome 1, APGP_CSIRO_Lrig_0.1, whole genome shotgun sequence genome contains these proteins:
- the LOC124692522 gene encoding glutamate decarboxylase-like, with translation MVISSAGESSYSTFSSRYVRDELPRYRMPENSIPKEAAYQIISDELMLDGNPRLNLASFVTTWMEPEVGKLIMDSVNKNYVDMDEYPVTTELQNRCVNMIAHLFNAPIKEEETAIGVATVGSSEAIMLAGLAFKRKWANKRKEEGKPYDKPNIVTGANVQVCWEKFARYFEVELKEVKLTEGYYVMDPLKAVEMVDENTICVAAILGSTLTGEYEDVKLLNDLLVEKNKKTGLNVPIHVDAASGGFIAPFLHPELEWDFRLPLVKSINVSGHKYGLVYPGVGWVIWRSKDDLPEELIFHINYLGTDQPTFTLNFSKGASQIIAQYYQLIRLGFEGYKHIMENCQANATALREGLEATGRFDILSKEDGVPLVAIRLKDSSKFSVFDISENLRRFGWIVPAYTMPADAEHVAVLRVVIREDFNRSLSQRLLADISRVVQELDAHAVHAIKMTTAIATQTGEGAEAGAVTKKSVLDIEKEFAAACKDLVKNKKTGPC, from the exons ATGGTGATCTCCAGCGCGGGCGAGTCCTCCTACTCCACCTTCTCGTCGCGCTACGTCCGCGACGAGCTCCCGCG GTACCGGATGCCGGAGAACTCGATCCCCAAGGAGGCGGCGTACCAGATCATCAGCGACGAGCTCATGCTCGACGGCAACCCGCGCCTCAACCTCGCCTCCTTCGTCACCACCTGGATGGAGCCCGAGGTCGGCAAGCTCATCATGGACTCCGTCAACAAGAACTACGTCGACATGGACGAGTACCCAGTCACCACAGAGCTCCAG AACCGTTGTGTAAATATGATAGCCCACCTGTTCAATGCACCGATCAAGGAGGAGGAGACAGCAATTGGAGTTGCGACAGTGGGATCCTCAGAAGCAATAATGCTTGCAGGCCTGGCCTTCAAGAGGAAGTGGGCAAATAAAAGAAAGGAGGAGGGGAAGCCATATGACAAACCTAACATTGTTACTGGTGCAAATGTTCAG GTTTGCTGGGAAAAATTTGCTAGATATTTTGAAGTAGAATTGAAGGAGGTCAAGTTAACTGAAGGATACTATGTCATGGATCCTTTGAAAGCTGTTGAAATGGTGGATGAGAACACTATATGTGTTGCAGCCATCTTGGGATCTACTCTCACTGGAGAGTATGAAGATGTTAAACTATTGAATGACCTGCTTGTGGAAAAGAACAAGAAAACGGG GTTGAATGTGCCGATCCATGTTGATGCTGCAAGTGGAGGATTTATAGCTCCTTTTCTTCACCCTGAGCTTGAGTGGGACTTCAGGCTACCATTGGTGAAGAGCATCAATGTTAGTGGGCACAAGTATGGCCTCGTCTACCCTGGTGTTGGATGGGTCATCTGGCGGAGCAAAGACGATTTGCCTGAAGAACTCATTTTCCATATAAACTACCTGGGAACAGATCAGCCCACATTCACATTGAACTTCTCCAAAG GTGCTAGCCAGATCATTGCACAATACTATCAACTGATACGCCTAGGATTCGAG GGATATAAGCACATCATGGAGAATTGCCAGGCCAATGCAACCGCGCTGAGGGAGGGCTTAGAGGCAACCGGGCGATTCGACATCCTGTCCAAAGAGGACGGCGTGCCCCTAGTGGCCATCCGGCTCAAGGACAGCTCCAAATTCAGCGTGTTCGACATCTCCGAGAACCTGAGGAGGTTTGGCTGGATTGTGCCTGCCTACACCATGCCTGCGGACGCAGAGCACGTGGCTGTCCTCCGCGTCGTCATCAGGGAGGACTTCAACCGCAGCCTCTCCCAGCGGCTCCTCGCCGACATCAGCAGGGTCGTGCAGGAGCTAGACGCCCACGCGGTCCATGCCATTAAGATGACCACTGCTATCGCGACACAAACCGGCGAGGGTGCTGAGGCCGGCGCGGTGACCAAGAAGAGCGTTCTGGACATCGAGAAGGAGTTCGCCGCGGCCTGCAAGGACCTGGTAAAGAACAAGAAGACTGgaccctgctga